One genomic segment of Hevea brasiliensis isolate MT/VB/25A 57/8 chromosome 3, ASM3005281v1, whole genome shotgun sequence includes these proteins:
- the LOC110643040 gene encoding copper transporter 1: protein MMPHFGANTQTSAWTTGSFHDHHKATTHMTFFWGHKTKILFNCWPGSSSGMYALALIFVFTLSLIVEWFKYCSIIKPGTNKVAAGFFRTGMRTLLSGLSYMVMLAVMSFNGGIFLAAVGGHAVGFVFFGNRISKNSEKKPDLPSH from the coding sequence ATGATGCCACACTTCGGCGCCAACACCCAAACGTCTGCCTGGACCACTGGCTCCTTTCACGACCACCACAAAGCCACCACGCACATGACCTTCTTCTGGGGCCACAAAACCAAAATTCTTTTCAATTGTTGGCCCGGTTCGAGCTCTGGCATGTACGCTTTGGCGTTGATCTTCGTCTTCACGCTCTCATTGATCGTGGAGTGGTTCAAATATTGCAGCATCATCAAGCCCGGGACAAATAAGGTCGCTGCGGGTTTCTTTCGGACTGGGATGCGCACGTTGCTTTCTGGACTTTCTTACATGGTTATGCTTGCGGTCATGTCCTTTAACGGCGGCATTTTTCTTGCTGCCGTCGGCGGGCACGCTGTTGGGTTCGTGTTTTTTGGTAATCGGATTTCTAAAAACTCCGAGAAGAAGCCAGATCTCCCCTCCCATTAA